From one Luteipulveratus mongoliensis genomic stretch:
- the atpA gene encoding F0F1 ATP synthase subunit alpha, with translation MTELSIRPDEIRDALDGYVQSYEPGAASREEVGRVSDAADGIAHVEGLPSVMTNELLKFEDGTLGLALNLDVHDIGVVVLGEFSGIEEGQEVKRTGEVLSVPVGDAYLGRVVDPLGTPIDGLGEIKADARRELELQAPNVVSRKSVHQPLMTGIKAIDAMTPIGRGQRQLIIGDRKTGKTTIATDTIINQKQNWETGDPEKQVRCIYVAIGQKNSTVAEVRSTLEEAGALEYTTIVNAPAGDPAGFKYLAPFTGSAIGQHWMYDGKHVLIVFDDLSKQAEAYRAMSLLLRRPPGREAYPGDVFYLHSRLLERCAKLSDELGAGSMTGLPIIETKAGDVSAYIPTNVISITDGQIFLQADLFNSNQRPAVDVGVSVSRVGGAAMTKAMKAVTGSIKVDLAQFREMEAFAMFASDLDAASRQQLARGGRLMSLFKQAQNAPFPLEEQVASLWSGTTGQLDSVKVEDIQRFEAEFLDYLRRNDKGLLDAVRETTKLDDDGKARLQTAMDAFKKEFQASGDHGGEGSEQHDEIAQDQIDQAKIVKNQA, from the coding sequence ATGACGGAGCTCTCGATCCGTCCGGATGAGATCCGCGACGCCCTGGACGGTTATGTCCAGTCCTACGAGCCTGGCGCGGCCTCCCGTGAAGAGGTCGGTCGCGTGAGCGATGCCGCTGACGGCATCGCCCACGTCGAGGGCCTGCCCTCGGTCATGACCAACGAGCTGCTGAAGTTCGAGGACGGCACGCTGGGCCTCGCGCTCAACCTCGACGTCCACGACATCGGTGTCGTCGTCCTCGGTGAGTTCTCCGGTATCGAGGAGGGCCAGGAGGTCAAGCGCACGGGCGAGGTCCTCTCGGTCCCCGTCGGCGACGCCTACCTCGGTCGCGTGGTCGACCCGCTCGGCACCCCGATCGACGGCCTCGGCGAGATCAAGGCCGACGCCCGCCGCGAGCTGGAGCTCCAGGCGCCCAACGTGGTGTCCCGTAAGTCGGTCCACCAGCCGCTGATGACCGGCATCAAGGCGATCGACGCCATGACGCCGATCGGCCGCGGCCAGCGTCAGCTGATCATCGGTGACCGCAAGACCGGCAAGACCACGATCGCCACCGACACGATCATCAACCAGAAGCAGAACTGGGAGACCGGCGACCCGGAGAAGCAGGTTCGCTGCATCTACGTCGCCATCGGCCAGAAGAACTCCACGGTCGCCGAGGTGCGCAGCACCCTCGAGGAGGCGGGCGCGCTGGAGTACACCACCATCGTCAACGCCCCCGCGGGCGACCCGGCCGGCTTCAAGTACCTCGCCCCGTTCACCGGCTCGGCCATCGGCCAGCACTGGATGTACGACGGCAAGCACGTCCTCATCGTGTTCGACGACCTGTCCAAGCAGGCCGAGGCGTACCGCGCGATGTCGCTGCTGCTGCGCCGCCCGCCGGGCCGCGAGGCCTACCCGGGTGACGTCTTCTACCTGCACTCGCGTCTGCTCGAGCGTTGCGCCAAGCTCTCCGACGAGCTCGGCGCCGGCTCGATGACGGGTCTGCCGATCATCGAGACGAAGGCCGGTGACGTCTCTGCGTACATCCCGACCAACGTCATCTCGATCACGGACGGCCAGATCTTCCTGCAGGCCGACCTGTTCAACTCCAACCAGCGTCCGGCCGTCGACGTCGGTGTCTCCGTCTCCCGAGTCGGTGGCGCCGCGATGACCAAGGCGATGAAGGCCGTCACCGGTTCCATCAAGGTCGACCTGGCGCAGTTCCGCGAGATGGAGGCGTTCGCCATGTTCGCCTCGGACCTGGACGCCGCGTCCCGTCAGCAGCTCGCCCGCGGCGGGCGTCTGATGTCGCTGTTCAAGCAGGCACAGAACGCGCCGTTCCCGCTGGAGGAGCAGGTCGCTTCACTGTGGTCCGGCACGACCGGCCAGCTGGACTCCGTCAAGGTCGAGGACATCCAGCGCTTCGAGGCGGAGTTCCTGGACTACCTGCGTCGCAACGACAAGGGCCTGCTCGACGCCGTGCGCGAGACGACCAAGCTCGACGACGACGGCAAGGCACGCCTGCAGACCGCCATGGACGCCTTCAAGAAGGAGTTCCAGGCCAGCGGTGACCACGGTGGCGAGGGCTCGGAGCAGCACGACGAGATCGCCCAGGACCAGATCGACCAGGCCAAGATCGTCAAGAACCAGGCCTGA
- a CDS encoding STAS domain-containing protein yields MARPVQRESESADVTEVVPGNELGITGVLGVHSVADVRTVLGRAIDAGVGDLVLHLGDAEVGDATGLGVIVGAHHRARRAGRRLVIADASPRLERLLRATKLNRVIAGSHQDPGIAPMPA; encoded by the coding sequence GTGGCGCGACCGGTGCAGCGTGAGTCAGAGTCGGCAGACGTCACCGAAGTTGTCCCGGGCAACGAGCTCGGGATCACCGGTGTACTTGGAGTTCACTCCGTCGCCGACGTGCGGACGGTGCTGGGCCGGGCGATCGACGCGGGCGTGGGTGATCTGGTGCTGCACCTGGGGGATGCGGAGGTCGGTGACGCCACTGGGCTCGGAGTCATCGTCGGAGCCCACCACCGTGCACGCCGTGCGGGCCGCAGACTCGTCATCGCCGATGCGTCACCGCGGCTCGAGCGGTTGCTGCGCGCCACCAAGCTCAACCGCGTGATTGCCGGCAGCCATCAGGACCCGGGCATCGCGCCGATGCCCGCCTGA
- a CDS encoding F0F1 ATP synthase subunit B codes for MATAAAAVVSEDKVAGRAPILPHLGELIFGIIVFLLLLWVVAKKVVPKLEQAYAERTAAIEGGMAQAEEAQKEAEAAKAQYEAQLADARAEAAKIREDARSQGATIIEEMRTQAGTEATRITESAHKSIEAERQQAAVSLRGDVGRLSTDLAGRIVGESLEDETRQRGIVERFLAELEAGDVTPEKITPAGGATPAGTES; via the coding sequence ATCGCCACCGCAGCTGCTGCGGTCGTGAGCGAGGACAAGGTAGCCGGCCGAGCCCCGATCCTTCCCCACCTGGGGGAGCTGATCTTCGGGATCATCGTCTTCTTGCTCCTCCTCTGGGTCGTGGCCAAGAAGGTTGTACCCAAGCTCGAGCAGGCCTACGCCGAGCGCACTGCTGCCATCGAAGGTGGCATGGCGCAGGCTGAGGAAGCTCAGAAGGAGGCCGAGGCTGCCAAGGCGCAGTATGAGGCCCAGCTGGCCGATGCTCGCGCGGAGGCCGCCAAGATCCGCGAGGATGCTCGTTCCCAGGGAGCGACCATCATCGAGGAGATGCGTACGCAGGCTGGTACCGAGGCAACTCGGATCACCGAGTCGGCTCACAAGTCGATCGAGGCCGAGCGTCAGCAGGCTGCTGTCTCGCTGCGCGGCGATGTCGGTCGGCTGTCCACTGACCTCGCCGGCCGCATCGTCGGTGAGTCGCTCGAGGACGAGACGCGTCAGCGTGGCATCGTCGAGCGCTTCCTCGCCGAGCTCGAGGCCGGCGACGTCACTCCGGAGAAGATCACGCCGGCCGGTGGCGCCACCCCCGCCGGGACGGAGTCCTGA
- a CDS encoding MBL fold metallo-hydrolase: MSALAPVADGVLVAIHEFCTTTTTVVLDASDGCLVIDPAVRPDEIDHVADQLRALGRGVVAGFATHPHWDHLLWRPSLGDAPRYATAAAARTARNRLSSNEIKARAAVEDIDVSGLARVTDLAPDASEIPWAGPRAVIVEHRGHAPGHAALLLPDVGVLVAGDMLSDIEVPLLDLDSPDPVADYRAALDTFESLLDRVHIVVPGHGSVGDGSDLRSRLEADRRYLEDLVHQRDSADARLLAGPDWLRREHEDAQAWVGTHT, encoded by the coding sequence ATGTCAGCTCTCGCGCCCGTTGCGGACGGCGTTCTGGTAGCCATCCACGAGTTCTGTACGACGACCACGACGGTCGTCCTGGACGCCTCGGACGGCTGCCTCGTGATCGATCCAGCGGTGCGTCCGGACGAGATCGATCACGTGGCCGACCAGCTCCGCGCGCTCGGTCGCGGAGTCGTCGCCGGGTTCGCCACGCATCCGCACTGGGACCATCTGCTGTGGCGTCCGAGCCTCGGCGATGCCCCGCGCTACGCCACCGCTGCGGCGGCCCGCACGGCGCGAAATCGACTGTCCAGCAACGAGATCAAGGCGCGAGCCGCCGTCGAGGACATCGACGTCAGCGGCCTCGCCAGGGTGACCGACCTGGCGCCCGACGCCTCCGAGATCCCCTGGGCTGGTCCCCGTGCCGTGATCGTCGAGCATCGTGGACATGCGCCCGGGCATGCCGCCCTGCTGCTGCCCGACGTCGGCGTCCTGGTCGCGGGCGACATGCTGTCCGACATCGAGGTGCCGCTGCTGGACCTGGACTCTCCCGACCCTGTCGCGGACTACCGCGCTGCCCTGGACACCTTCGAAAGCCTTCTGGACCGCGTGCACATCGTGGTGCCGGGCCATGGCTCAGTGGGCGACGGGTCGGACCTGCGAAGCCGTCTCGAGGCCGACCGCCGGTATCTGGAAGACCTTGTACACCAACGAGACTCAGCGGACGCCCGCCTGCTCGCAGGACCGGACTGGCTGCGCCGTGAGCACGAGGACGCACAAGCCTGGGTCGGCACCCACACCTGA
- a CDS encoding LysM peptidoglycan-binding domain-containing protein encodes MGLLDDIKENLGLGDEAEKARKAQDEAKTKAQADEKAAEVEQARQESEAKKAPAPAPPVEQASHKTEPAAHKTEAHAAPAAKTYTVKKGDTLSEIGQHFGVSWKKIAELNNIENPDLIFPGQVFKIPG; translated from the coding sequence ATGGGGCTGCTGGACGACATCAAGGAAAACCTCGGACTCGGAGACGAGGCGGAGAAGGCCCGGAAGGCGCAGGACGAGGCCAAGACCAAGGCGCAGGCCGACGAGAAGGCTGCTGAGGTCGAGCAGGCGCGCCAGGAGTCCGAGGCGAAGAAGGCCCCGGCCCCCGCCCCTCCCGTGGAGCAGGCGTCCCACAAGACGGAGCCGGCCGCGCACAAGACCGAGGCGCACGCTGCCCCGGCCGCGAAGACGTACACCGTGAAGAAGGGCGACACCCTCAGCGAGATCGGGCAGCACTTCGGTGTCAGCTGGAAGAAGATCGCGGAGCTCAACAACATCGAGAACCCGGACCTGATCTTCCCCGGTCAGGTCTTCAAGATCCCGGGCTGA
- a CDS encoding DUF2550 family protein codes for MAEVRLTGEILAGLLVLLVLICLALVLRRRAISRGGPMMLMARQKGSGWTLGLARVTASEVAWFPLIGVTVRPRARWIRGDIDLGAPKPIGHGRPVAMADPVSVNCTSGDRDFTIALSSADYTALRSWAESSPPGLNANVA; via the coding sequence GTGGCGGAGGTGCGGCTCACCGGCGAGATCCTGGCAGGCCTGCTGGTCCTGCTGGTCCTGATCTGTCTTGCCCTCGTGCTGCGCCGCCGCGCGATCTCTCGTGGTGGGCCGATGATGCTCATGGCCCGCCAGAAGGGCTCTGGCTGGACGTTGGGTCTGGCCCGCGTCACGGCCTCTGAGGTGGCTTGGTTCCCCCTCATCGGCGTGACGGTCCGGCCCCGAGCGCGCTGGATCCGTGGCGATATCGATCTCGGTGCGCCGAAGCCGATCGGGCACGGCCGGCCGGTCGCGATGGCCGATCCCGTCTCCGTGAACTGCACGTCGGGCGACCGCGACTTCACCATCGCCCTGTCATCGGCGGACTACACCGCGCTGCGATCCTGGGCCGAGTCCTCTCCGCCCGGGCTCAACGCCAACGTCGCCTGA
- a CDS encoding cob(I)yrinic acid a,c-diamide adenosyltransferase yields the protein MVNLTRIYTRTGDDGTTTLGDFSRTSKTDPRLVAYADTDEANSAIGVALACGDLPEDVRQVLTRVQNDLFDVGADLCNPLVADPEHPPLRVLQPWIEELERACDHYNEQLEPLRSFILPGGTPGAAHLHVARTVVRRAERSAWEAVEAYGDVEGAAGSARGSGGVNLLTAKYLNRLSDLLFILARVANLADGDVQWTPGGER from the coding sequence ATGGTCAATCTGACGCGCATCTACACCCGCACCGGCGACGACGGGACGACCACGCTCGGCGACTTCAGCCGGACGAGCAAGACCGACCCTCGCCTCGTGGCGTACGCCGACACCGACGAGGCCAACAGCGCCATCGGCGTCGCGCTGGCCTGTGGTGACCTGCCCGAGGACGTACGTCAGGTCCTCACGCGGGTGCAGAACGACCTGTTCGATGTGGGCGCCGACCTGTGCAACCCCCTGGTCGCTGATCCCGAGCACCCACCGCTGCGGGTGCTGCAGCCGTGGATCGAAGAGCTCGAGCGCGCGTGCGATCACTACAACGAGCAGCTCGAGCCGCTGCGATCGTTCATCCTCCCCGGAGGCACGCCGGGCGCGGCGCACCTGCACGTGGCACGCACGGTCGTACGGCGGGCCGAGCGGTCTGCGTGGGAGGCGGTGGAGGCCTACGGCGATGTCGAGGGAGCAGCCGGATCAGCGCGCGGTAGTGGTGGCGTCAACCTGCTGACGGCGAAGTACCTCAACCGGCTGTCAGATCTGCTCTTCATCCTGGCGCGAGTGGCCAACCTGGCCGATGGGGACGTCCAGTGGACGCCCGGTGGTGAGCGGTAG
- a CDS encoding F0F1 ATP synthase subunit gamma yields MGAQMRVYRQRTKSVQSMKKITRAMELIAASRVVKARQYVKESTPYAIAITRACSAVASHSDTAHPLTTERENPKRAAVLIVTSDRGLAGAYSVNAIKKSGELIERLTNEGKEVVPFLAGRKAVSYYKFRRREYAAEWTGFSDKPDFETAREIGQRLVDEFTRGSEEGGVDEVHVVYTKFVSMVTQEPQDLRLLPLEVVEGEADADGDGNPDGPTPLYEFEPSPEQVLDALLPKYVTSRIFNALLQAAASELAARQRAMKSATDNAEELIKTYTRLANQARQAEITQEISEIVGGASALADAS; encoded by the coding sequence ATGGGAGCGCAGATGCGCGTCTACCGGCAGCGCACCAAGTCTGTCCAGTCGATGAAGAAGATCACCCGGGCGATGGAGCTCATTGCAGCATCGCGCGTGGTGAAGGCACGGCAGTACGTGAAGGAGTCCACGCCGTACGCCATCGCCATCACGCGGGCCTGCTCCGCCGTGGCGTCGCACTCGGACACTGCTCACCCGCTGACCACCGAGCGCGAGAACCCCAAGCGCGCCGCGGTGCTCATCGTGACGTCCGACCGCGGACTGGCCGGGGCGTACTCGGTCAATGCGATCAAGAAGAGCGGCGAGCTGATCGAGCGACTCACCAACGAGGGCAAGGAAGTCGTGCCCTTCTTGGCTGGTCGCAAGGCCGTGAGCTACTACAAGTTCCGTCGTCGTGAGTACGCCGCGGAGTGGACCGGGTTCTCGGACAAGCCCGACTTCGAGACCGCGCGGGAGATCGGCCAGCGACTGGTCGATGAGTTCACCCGCGGTTCCGAGGAGGGTGGTGTCGATGAGGTTCACGTCGTCTACACCAAGTTCGTCTCGATGGTGACCCAGGAGCCGCAGGACCTGCGCCTGCTGCCCCTGGAGGTCGTGGAGGGTGAGGCCGACGCCGATGGCGACGGCAACCCCGACGGGCCGACACCGCTCTACGAGTTCGAGCCGAGCCCGGAGCAGGTCCTGGACGCGCTTCTGCCGAAGTACGTCACCTCCCGGATCTTCAACGCGCTGCTGCAGGCCGCGGCCTCTGAGCTGGCTGCCCGCCAGCGCGCCATGAAGTCCGCGACGGACAACGCCGAAGAGCTGATCAAGACCTACACGCGACTGGCCAACCAGGCGCGTCAGGCGGAGATCACCCAAGAGATCAGCGAGATCGTTGGCGGCGCCAGCGCACTCGCGGACGCCAGCTGA
- the atpE gene encoding ATP synthase F0 subunit C has product MGGNIAIIGYGLSAIGPGIGIGLIFAAYINGVARQPEARGMLQSIAILGFALAEALAIFGLVLAFVFKKGV; this is encoded by the coding sequence ATCGGTGGCAACATCGCGATCATCGGCTACGGCCTGTCTGCGATCGGCCCCGGTATCGGCATTGGCCTCATCTTCGCCGCCTACATCAACGGCGTGGCCCGTCAGCCCGAGGCTCGCGGCATGCTGCAGTCGATCGCCATCCTGGGCTTCGCCCTCGCCGAGGCGCTGGCCATCTTCGGCCTCGTCCTGGCGTTCGTCTTCAAGAAGGGCGTTTGA
- a CDS encoding F0F1 ATP synthase subunit delta encodes MQGASRSALAKGRDELGQILASVIDSTQIGDELFFAGQTLDGSASLRRALADPSREAAPKQDLVERLFGGKVGNETLELLRALVAQRWSGERDLADALDLLGAEAIVASAEQQGRLDQVEDDLFRYGRTVAGDAGLRDAYNDRQRSGADKATLTTRLLDGKAAPESVRLAAHAAEAPRGRRFEKALEGYVAVATQRREQLTALVTAAVPLDPTHVQRLKQALNDMYGKPVQVNVVLDPHVVGGLRVQIGDEVIDGTIARRLDDARRGLAS; translated from the coding sequence ATGCAGGGCGCCTCCCGGTCGGCCCTGGCCAAGGGACGCGACGAGCTCGGCCAGATCCTGGCCAGCGTCATTGACTCGACGCAGATCGGCGATGAGCTGTTCTTCGCGGGTCAGACGCTGGACGGCAGCGCGTCCTTGCGACGCGCGCTGGCCGACCCGTCGCGCGAGGCCGCTCCGAAGCAGGACCTGGTCGAGCGTCTCTTCGGCGGCAAGGTCGGCAACGAGACGCTCGAGCTGCTGCGCGCCCTGGTCGCGCAGCGCTGGTCGGGCGAGCGCGACCTGGCTGACGCGCTCGACCTGCTCGGTGCCGAGGCGATCGTCGCGTCGGCAGAGCAGCAGGGGCGGCTGGACCAGGTCGAGGACGACCTGTTCCGTTACGGCCGCACGGTTGCCGGCGACGCGGGCCTGCGTGACGCGTACAACGACCGTCAGCGCAGCGGGGCCGACAAGGCCACGCTGACCACGCGACTGCTGGACGGCAAGGCGGCGCCCGAGTCGGTTCGGCTCGCGGCGCACGCGGCGGAGGCCCCTCGGGGTCGCCGGTTCGAGAAGGCGCTCGAGGGCTATGTGGCAGTCGCTACGCAGCGGCGCGAGCAGCTGACGGCGCTGGTGACGGCGGCAGTGCCGCTGGACCCGACGCACGTGCAGCGGCTCAAGCAGGCGCTGAACGATATGTACGGCAAGCCCGTTCAAGTGAATGTCGTCCTCGACCCGCACGTCGTCGGTGGCCTTCGCGTACAGATCGGTGACGAGGTCATCGACGGCACGATCGCTCGACGGCTCGATGACGCACGACGTGGGTTGGCCAGCTGA
- a CDS encoding gamma-glutamyltransferase: MPDRSVRRTAVAAPNALAAQAGVDVVQLGGTAVDAALAAMAATFVSEPGIVSALGGAFIAIWPTDGDPVVVDGNVEMPGRGLPKERFGQGVREVWLDYAGGMTVHAGAGSVATPGAFAAMDLAHQHYGQAAWADVIAPAVHLARRGFRVGSASGSYLQQVGGGLFTFDPETRAQMIGSDGQPLGPGDDMTTERLAESLEQVAAEGAKVLYAGELGQRVADHVQAEGGLLTRADLTAYAAVIRPATVSRLGGWQIASNPPPSIGGPVLTAMLRLLGEESPSPEQILNVQRQVLTYRRDRLDTAPDLEEAGRELLEALSALRLTGLPTSQHTAHVSAVDSDGLACAITASAGYSSGVTVPGTGLLLNNCLGEPELNRRGLHALDPGTRLASNMAPTTARHGDGSTLAIGSPGADRITTALQQVLAQYAVVGRSLQEAIDHPRLHVRVLEGDQIHVEHEPDPQIEVVLARRDLPATAHEASSMYFGGVGAAHASAHGELSAAADPRRAAATAVG; this comes from the coding sequence ATGCCGGACCGATCCGTACGACGCACAGCAGTCGCTGCACCCAACGCGCTCGCGGCGCAGGCCGGGGTCGACGTCGTACAGCTCGGCGGCACGGCGGTCGATGCGGCACTCGCGGCGATGGCCGCGACCTTCGTCAGCGAGCCCGGCATCGTCAGCGCTCTCGGTGGTGCGTTCATCGCCATCTGGCCGACCGATGGCGATCCGGTCGTCGTGGACGGCAACGTCGAGATGCCCGGGCGGGGGCTCCCGAAGGAGCGTTTCGGGCAGGGCGTCCGTGAGGTGTGGCTGGACTACGCGGGCGGGATGACCGTGCACGCCGGAGCCGGATCCGTAGCAACACCAGGTGCATTCGCGGCTATGGACCTCGCTCACCAGCACTACGGACAGGCGGCGTGGGCCGACGTCATCGCACCGGCGGTGCACCTTGCTCGTCGCGGATTCCGGGTGGGCTCCGCGTCGGGCAGCTATCTCCAGCAGGTCGGCGGCGGTCTGTTCACCTTCGACCCGGAGACACGTGCTCAGATGATCGGGTCCGACGGCCAACCCCTGGGTCCCGGCGATGACATGACGACCGAGCGGCTGGCCGAGTCCCTGGAGCAGGTCGCCGCCGAGGGCGCCAAGGTGCTGTACGCCGGGGAGCTGGGTCAGCGGGTCGCCGACCACGTGCAGGCCGAAGGCGGCCTGCTCACGCGAGCCGACCTCACGGCGTACGCCGCAGTGATCCGTCCCGCGACGGTCTCCCGGCTGGGTGGCTGGCAGATCGCCAGCAACCCTCCGCCTTCGATCGGTGGTCCGGTGCTGACCGCCATGCTGCGGCTGCTCGGGGAGGAGTCGCCGAGCCCCGAGCAGATCCTGAACGTGCAGCGGCAGGTCCTGACCTACCGGCGCGACCGCCTGGACACCGCCCCGGACCTCGAGGAGGCGGGCCGAGAGCTGCTCGAGGCGCTCTCCGCTCTCCGCCTGACCGGCCTGCCGACCTCGCAGCACACCGCCCATGTCTCCGCAGTCGACTCCGACGGGCTGGCCTGCGCGATCACGGCATCGGCCGGGTACTCGTCGGGGGTGACGGTGCCGGGCACCGGTCTGCTGCTCAACAACTGCCTCGGCGAACCCGAGCTCAACCGGCGTGGCCTGCACGCCCTCGACCCAGGCACCCGACTCGCGTCCAACATGGCGCCCACGACCGCGCGGCACGGCGACGGCAGCACCCTGGCGATCGGCAGCCCTGGAGCGGACCGCATCACGACAGCGCTGCAGCAGGTGCTCGCCCAGTACGCCGTCGTCGGGCGCTCCCTGCAGGAGGCCATCGATCACCCCCGGCTGCACGTCCGCGTCCTGGAGGGTGACCAGATCCACGTCGAGCACGAGCCCGACCCCCAGATCGAGGTGGTGCTCGCTCGGCGGGACCTGCCGGCGACCGCGCACGAGGCGTCGTCGATGTACTTCGGCGGTGTGGGTGCCGCTCACGCGAGCGCGCATGGCGAGCTCAGTGCGGCGGCCGACCCACGACGCGCGGCTGCGACCGCAGTGGGCTGA
- a CDS encoding F0F1 ATP synthase subunit epsilon, with amino-acid sequence MSQLTVELVAADRKVWEGEASRVFARTVEGELGILPGHTPILSVLVDGEVHIDPLEGERKTVTVDGGFLSVDHDRVTLVSETVDASSLTA; translated from the coding sequence GTGAGTCAGCTGACCGTCGAGCTCGTTGCCGCCGACCGCAAGGTCTGGGAAGGCGAGGCCAGCCGCGTCTTCGCTCGCACGGTGGAGGGTGAGCTGGGGATTCTCCCCGGGCACACGCCGATCCTGTCCGTGCTGGTCGACGGCGAGGTCCACATCGACCCTCTGGAGGGCGAGCGCAAGACGGTCACTGTTGACGGTGGATTCCTGTCCGTCGACCACGACCGCGTGACGCTGGTGTCCGAGACGGTCGACGCGTCCTCTCTGACGGCCTGA
- the atpD gene encoding F0F1 ATP synthase subunit beta, which translates to MTTVATPDQASTEKTPGGVGRIARVIGPVVDIEFSIDTIPEMYNLLTTEVDLGGEKKNLNLEVAQHIGDNMVRAISLQPTDGVVRGSQVQDTGGPITVPVGDVTLGKVFNATGDCLNLEEGETLEVTERWGIHRKAPAFDQLESKTQMFETGIKVIDLLTPYVQGGKIGLFGGAGVGKTVLIQEMIARVAKDHGGVSVFAGVGERTREGNDLMVEMEEAGVLGQTALVFGQMDEPPGTRLRVALSALTMAEYFRDVKNQDVLLFIDNIFRFTQAGSEVSTLLGRMPSAVGYQPTLADEMGILQERITSTRGHSITSMQAIYVPADDYTDPAPATTFAHLDATTELSREIASMGIYPAVDPLTSTSRILDPRYIEKDHYDTAVRIKQILQRNKELQDIIAILGIDELSEEDKILVNRARRIQRFLSQNTYVAKQFTGIEGSTVSLHDTIEGFTKIADGEYDHVAEQAFFMCGGLDDVERQWAEIQKNL; encoded by the coding sequence ATGACCACTGTTGCCACGCCAGATCAGGCGAGCACCGAGAAGACCCCCGGTGGCGTCGGTCGTATCGCGCGGGTGATCGGCCCGGTCGTCGACATCGAGTTCTCGATCGACACCATCCCCGAGATGTACAACCTGCTCACCACCGAGGTCGACCTCGGCGGGGAGAAGAAGAACCTCAACCTCGAGGTCGCCCAGCACATCGGCGACAACATGGTGCGCGCCATCTCGCTGCAGCCGACGGACGGCGTCGTCCGTGGCTCGCAGGTTCAGGACACCGGCGGCCCCATCACGGTGCCGGTCGGCGACGTGACGCTCGGCAAGGTCTTCAACGCGACCGGTGACTGCCTCAACCTCGAAGAGGGCGAGACGCTCGAGGTCACCGAGCGCTGGGGTATCCACCGCAAGGCGCCGGCGTTCGACCAGCTGGAGTCCAAGACCCAGATGTTCGAGACCGGCATCAAGGTCATCGACCTGCTGACGCCCTACGTCCAGGGCGGCAAGATCGGCCTGTTCGGCGGTGCCGGCGTCGGCAAGACGGTGCTCATCCAGGAGATGATCGCCCGAGTCGCCAAGGACCACGGTGGTGTGTCGGTGTTCGCCGGTGTCGGTGAGCGCACCCGTGAGGGCAACGACCTGATGGTCGAGATGGAGGAGGCGGGCGTCCTCGGACAGACCGCACTCGTCTTCGGCCAGATGGACGAGCCGCCGGGCACGCGTCTGCGCGTGGCCCTGTCGGCGCTGACGATGGCCGAGTACTTCCGGGACGTCAAGAACCAGGACGTGCTGCTGTTCATCGACAACATCTTCCGGTTCACCCAGGCCGGCTCGGAGGTCTCGACCCTGCTGGGCCGCATGCCTTCGGCCGTGGGTTACCAGCCGACGCTGGCCGACGAGATGGGCATCCTGCAGGAGCGCATCACGTCCACGCGTGGTCACTCGATCACCTCGATGCAGGCGATCTACGTGCCGGCCGACGACTACACCGACCCGGCTCCGGCCACGACGTTCGCCCACCTGGACGCCACGACCGAGCTCTCGCGTGAGATCGCGTCGATGGGTATCTACCCCGCCGTCGACCCGCTGACGTCTACGTCGCGCATCCTGGACCCGCGCTACATCGAGAAGGACCACTACGACACGGCGGTCCGGATCAAGCAGATCCTGCAGCGCAACAAGGAGCTCCAGGACATCATCGCGATCCTTGGTATCGACGAGCTCTCCGAAGAGGACAAGATCCTCGTCAACCGCGCTCGTCGTATCCAGCGCTTCCTGTCCCAGAACACCTACGTGGCCAAGCAGTTCACCGGCATCGAGGGTTCGACCGTGTCGCTGCACGACACCATCGAGGGCTTCACCAAGATTGCCGACGGCGAGTACGACCACGTCGCCGAGCAGGCGTTCTTCATGTGTGGTGGCCTCGACGACGTCGAGCGTCAGTGGGCTGAGATTCAGAAGAACCTGTAG